The following are encoded together in the Candidatus Omnitrophota bacterium genome:
- a CDS encoding U32 family peptidase, translated as MKYKRPELISPAGDWCSLNTAIEAGADAVYFGIKNLNMRHWACNFDMLEIKKVISVLHDNGKKGYLALNTIMYNNDIKKIKKILSIAKKAEVDAVILWDMAVLKLAKELGLRIHLSTQASVANFTALKFYHSLGVKRIVLARECGFLQIKEIINSVGKENLDCEIEVFAHGALCVSISGRCFLSHSSFSKSANRGMCLQPCRRKFLIKDIEEKNNEYILGQDYVLSAKDLCTIEFIDKLIQSGISAFKIEGRMRSAEYVGEVTSSYRQAMDSFFNGGLTPRKKKSLKKRLSATFNRGFSHGFFFSQPNDTGSEKGTSGYEKVFVGNVVKFYNKISVAEVSVINQGLRKGQNILIYGKNTPARVVAVAEMHQNHNQIDYAKKGERIGIKLPFRARRNDKVFLYELKNE; from the coding sequence ATGAAATACAAAAGACCTGAGTTAATATCACCAGCAGGTGACTGGTGTAGTCTAAATACAGCAATAGAAGCAGGGGCTGATGCTGTGTATTTCGGCATAAAGAACCTAAATATGCGGCATTGGGCCTGTAATTTTGATATGCTTGAAATAAAAAAGGTAATCTCTGTTTTGCATGATAATGGAAAAAAAGGCTATCTTGCGTTAAACACCATTATGTATAACAATGACATCAAAAAGATAAAGAAGATCTTAAGTATAGCCAAAAAAGCAGAGGTTGATGCGGTTATACTTTGGGATATGGCAGTGCTTAAACTTGCAAAAGAGCTAGGCCTGCGCATACATCTATCAACACAGGCAAGCGTTGCGAACTTTACAGCGCTTAAATTTTATCATTCATTAGGCGTTAAAAGGATTGTTCTTGCAAGGGAATGTGGATTTCTTCAGATAAAGGAGATAATTAACAGTGTAGGAAAAGAAAACCTAGATTGTGAAATAGAGGTCTTTGCCCATGGGGCCTTATGCGTCAGTATATCCGGGAGATGTTTTCTTTCGCATAGTTCATTCTCAAAATCAGCAAACAGAGGTATGTGCCTTCAGCCATGCAGGCGTAAGTTTTTAATAAAAGACATAGAAGAAAAGAACAATGAATATATCTTAGGCCAGGATTATGTGCTAAGCGCGAAGGATCTGTGCACAATAGAATTTATTGATAAATTAATACAGTCTGGTATAAGCGCCTTTAAAATAGAAGGCAGGATGCGCTCTGCAGAATATGTAGGAGAGGTTACTTCTAGTTACAGACAGGCAATGGATTCTTTTTTTAATGGCGGTCTTACCCCCCGTAAGAAAAAATCCCTCAAAAAGAGACTTTCAGCAACCTTTAACAGAGGCTTTAGCCATGGTTTTTTCTTCTCCCAGCCTAATGATACGGGCAGTGAAAAAGGCACAAGTGGCTATGAAAAGGTTTTTGTGGGCAATGTAGTTAAGTTCTATAATAAAATAAGCGTTGCAGAAGTCTCAGTAATAAACCAAGGTTTAAGAAAAGGTCAGAATATATTAATCTATGGAAAAAATACTCCAGCCAGGGTTGTAGCGGTGGCTGAAATGCACCAAAACCACAATCAAATAGATTATGCAAAGAAGGGAGAGCGAATCGGCATAAAATTACCGTTTAGGGCTAGACGTAATGACAAGGTGTTTTTGTATGAGTTGAAAAATGAATGA
- a CDS encoding sulfite exporter TauE/SafE family protein translates to MNEIIHLIIVFSAGAIAGFINVMAGGGSVLTLGVMMLIGLDAPIANGTNRIGILAGAISGASAYNSEKLSNIKESFLLGIWTLPGAIIGSIFAINISNLLFQRILAGVMIFVVITLFRPIANGQNSKEFSKGRNKLIYPTMFLIGLYGGFIQAGVGFLIMFSLRHILGLSLTKINIHKVCIILLYTIPVIFIFGLTKNINWIYAVCLGLGSALGAWLSVKVSVKKGEGVIKIVLCVAILLMAAKFLLTF, encoded by the coding sequence ATGAATGAGATCATACATTTAATTATAGTGTTTTCTGCAGGGGCTATTGCAGGCTTTATTAATGTTATGGCTGGTGGTGGCTCAGTGTTGACTTTGGGCGTTATGATGCTAATTGGCCTAGATGCACCCATAGCAAATGGAACAAATAGAATTGGTATACTGGCAGGAGCTATTTCAGGGGCGTCTGCATACAATTCTGAAAAACTTAGCAATATAAAAGAAAGTTTCCTTCTTGGAATTTGGACTCTGCCGGGCGCAATAATCGGCTCTATTTTTGCTATTAACATTAGTAATCTCCTTTTTCAAAGAATTCTTGCCGGTGTTATGATATTTGTTGTCATAACCCTGTTTAGACCAATAGCTAATGGACAGAATTCCAAAGAGTTTTCCAAAGGCCGAAATAAGCTTATTTATCCGACAATGTTTCTTATAGGCTTATATGGTGGTTTTATTCAAGCTGGCGTAGGATTCCTGATTATGTTTTCCTTGCGACATATACTGGGTTTAAGCCTTACAAAAATAAATATTCATAAGGTTTGCATAATTTTACTGTACACAATCCCTGTTATCTTTATATTTGGGCTTACTAAAAATATTAATTGGATTTATGCAGTTTGCCTAGGTTTAGGCAGCGCTTTAGGCGCCTGGCTGTCTGTAAAAGTATCAGTCAAGAAGGGTGAGGGAGTTATAAAAATTGTTTTGTGTGTAGCAATTTTACTAATGGCGGCGAAATTTCTGTTAACTTTTTGA
- a CDS encoding LemA family protein has protein sequence MTGIIVLGILLFVVVGIILYFVSLYNGLIRLSRNTEKAWSNIDVLLKQRHDEIPKLVKVCEGYMKYERETLEKITAARTACINAKNVGESSKAEGELGKTLKTLFAVAENYPDLKANQNFTQLQGRVSYLENQIADRREFYNDSVNNYNIRIHQLPDMFVAQMLNMQSKELFKVSEEDKKDVDINFNIPK, from the coding sequence ATGACGGGGATTATTGTTTTGGGTATTCTGCTATTTGTTGTTGTAGGGATTATTCTTTATTTTGTATCTCTGTATAACGGCCTGATTAGACTTTCGCGTAATACTGAAAAGGCATGGTCAAATATTGATGTGTTGTTAAAACAACGCCATGATGAAATACCCAAATTAGTAAAGGTCTGCGAAGGCTATATGAAATACGAAAGAGAGACGTTGGAAAAGATCACAGCAGCCCGGACAGCCTGTATCAACGCTAAAAACGTAGGCGAGTCATCAAAGGCAGAAGGAGAACTGGGTAAAACACTAAAGACACTTTTTGCCGTTGCTGAAAATTATCCTGATCTTAAGGCGAACCAGAACTTTACGCAGCTTCAAGGCAGGGTAAGCTACTTAGAAAACCAGATAGCAGACAGGAGAGAATTCTACAATGATTCTGTAAATAACTACAATATAAGAATACATCAGCTGCCGGATATGTTTGTTGCGCAAATGTTGAATATGCAATCAAAGGAACTTTTTAAAGTATCCGAAGAGGATAAAAAGGATGTAGATATAAATTTCAACATCCCGAAATAA
- a CDS encoding MBL fold metallo-hydrolase, whose product MTTTIKFCGGARTVTGSMHLVSLDRSQVLLDCGLFHGRRDEAYTVNSNFIFNPQRLRACILSHAHIDHCGNVPNLIKKGYRSHIFATPPTKKLCDYMIPDSGYVQEEDIKFINKINKRRGLPPRLPLYTKKDAENSLKYIRSLQYNTKFALSKDIDLTFFEAGHILGSAIPVLDVKTSRGIIRIAYAVDLGRYGMPLLRNPEVPKDIDYLIIESTYGGRKHSSIKDAEDELADAINRTVKRGGKIIIPSFALERTQLIVYFISELIKRKKIKKIPIYVDSPLAVNLTKVFQENWEYFDEITKASFEREEDPLGYDNITYVTKVNDSKKLNDERRPMIIISASGMCENGRILHHLKNNIENPHNMIIVIGFMAKDTLGRRIVERKKEVRIFGMPRALNAEVVTLNAFSSHADKNGLVQYAKQCRGKLKEVFIVHGEESQSEVLRTNLKRLNLKVRIPAKNETVYLSSRK is encoded by the coding sequence ATGACAACAACTATTAAATTTTGCGGTGGAGCACGAACAGTTACCGGCTCTATGCATCTTGTATCCCTAGACCGCTCTCAGGTATTATTAGATTGTGGACTCTTCCATGGACGCCGCGATGAGGCTTACACAGTCAATTCAAATTTCATATTTAATCCTCAGCGTTTACGTGCCTGTATCCTGTCTCATGCCCATATAGATCATTGCGGTAATGTCCCTAATCTTATAAAAAAAGGATACAGATCGCATATCTTTGCTACCCCGCCTACAAAAAAATTATGTGATTACATGATTCCTGACAGTGGCTATGTTCAGGAAGAAGATATAAAGTTTATAAATAAGATTAATAAACGCAGAGGCCTACCGCCACGCCTTCCCCTGTATACGAAAAAAGACGCTGAAAATTCCCTTAAATATATTAGATCTCTCCAATATAATACTAAATTCGCCCTTTCCAAAGATATAGACCTGACCTTTTTTGAAGCAGGCCATATCCTTGGCTCTGCGATACCTGTTTTGGATGTTAAAACGTCTAGGGGAATAATAAGAATAGCCTATGCCGTTGATTTGGGTAGATACGGTATGCCGCTTTTACGAAATCCTGAGGTACCCAAGGACATTGATTATCTTATTATCGAGAGCACCTATGGAGGAAGAAAACATAGTAGCATTAAAGATGCTGAAGATGAACTAGCAGATGCTATAAACCGCACAGTAAAGCGGGGAGGAAAAATTATTATTCCATCTTTTGCGCTTGAGCGAACGCAGTTGATAGTCTATTTTATAAGCGAATTAATAAAGAGAAAGAAAATCAAGAAAATCCCCATATATGTTGATAGCCCTTTAGCTGTTAATCTAACAAAGGTATTTCAGGAGAATTGGGAGTATTTTGATGAGATAACCAAAGCCTCTTTTGAAAGAGAGGAGGACCCTCTTGGATATGATAATATTACCTATGTTACAAAGGTGAATGATTCAAAAAAGTTGAATGATGAGAGAAGGCCGATGATTATTATCTCTGCTTCGGGTATGTGTGAAAATGGACGCATTCTTCATCATCTAAAGAATAACATCGAGAATCCACATAACATGATTATTGTGATAGGGTTTATGGCAAAAGATACTTTAGGAAGGCGTATAGTAGAACGAAAAAAAGAGGTAAGAATATTCGGAATGCCGCGGGCATTAAACGCAGAGGTTGTTACCTTAAACGCATTTAGCTCTCATGCTGATAAAAATGGGCTTGTTCAATACGCTAAACAATGCCGGGGCAAATTAAAGGAAGTTTTTATTGTTCATGGCGAAGAGAGTCAATCGGAAGTTTTAAGGACTAACCTTAAAAGACTTAATCTTAAAGTACGCATACCAGCCAAGAATGAAACTGTTTATCTTTCAAGCAGGAAGTAA
- a CDS encoding nucleotidyltransferase domain-containing protein, with protein MLKALISSKIRRLILKVFLTNPENKYYVRQLSKLISVSVGSLHRELINLENEGILISNYLGNLRQFYVNKEHPLYKEIKQIISKTEGIEGRLKDYLKDTPGLKTIFIYGSFAEGKERADSDIDLFLLGQPSEDKLINKISDLEKEFTREINYTIYTKSDFKREKKKRNSFILDLMKHPKVFIKGKESDLR; from the coding sequence ATGCTTAAAGCGCTAATATCATCAAAGATTAGAAGATTGATTTTAAAGGTGTTCCTAACTAATCCCGAAAATAAATACTACGTACGCCAGCTTTCCAAGCTGATTTCTGTATCTGTAGGTAGCCTACATAGAGAACTAATTAACTTAGAAAATGAAGGCATTCTAATATCTAATTATTTAGGCAACCTAAGGCAATTTTACGTTAATAAAGAGCATCCTTTGTATAAAGAAATAAAGCAGATAATTTCCAAGACCGAAGGCATAGAAGGGAGGCTAAAGGATTACCTTAAAGACACCCCGGGCCTAAAGACAATTTTTATTTATGGCTCTTTTGCGGAAGGTAAAGAAAGAGCTGATAGCGATATTGACCTATTCTTATTGGGCCAGCCAAGCGAAGATAAACTTATTAATAAAATTTCTGATTTAGAGAAAGAGTTTACTCGTGAAATCAACTATACTATTTACACTAAATCCGATTTCAAAAGAGAAAAAAAGAAAAGAAACTCTTTTATTCTGGATTTAATGAAGCATCCCAAGGTTTTTATAAAAGGCAAAGAAAGTGACCTGCGATAA
- a CDS encoding HEPN domain-containing protein, translating into MTCDKFIDDYINKGLLKRQKVGFDQIDKLIIRARKDLESAHLMLKNDPPWAYNCAYSAMLHSARAFIFTKGFRPTTNFQHKTVVEFIGHYFGQKFTTLVEKFNRMRKNRNLFMYEPWKINISKTDAENALKTTTEFIELIAEEIKKEHPQKNLNF; encoded by the coding sequence GTGACCTGCGATAAATTCATAGATGATTATATAAATAAAGGGCTTTTGAAACGCCAAAAGGTCGGCTTTGATCAGATTGATAAATTAATTATCAGAGCTAGGAAAGACCTAGAAAGTGCACACCTTATGTTAAAAAATGACCCACCTTGGGCATATAATTGCGCTTATTCAGCAATGCTTCATTCGGCAAGGGCATTTATCTTTACGAAAGGCTTCAGGCCCACGACAAATTTTCAGCATAAAACTGTTGTAGAGTTTATAGGGCATTATTTTGGTCAAAAATTTACCACATTAGTTGAAAAATTTAACCGTATGCGTAAAAACCGCAATCTCTTTATGTATGAACCCTGGAAAATCAATATATCAAAGACCGATGCGGAAAATGCCTTGAAAACTACCACTGAATTTATCGAGCTCATTGCGGAAGAAATCAAGAAAGAACATCCCCAAAAAAACCTCAATTTCTAA
- a CDS encoding C1 family peptidase — MSRFGCIKDKFDDRDYLMRAYLPLVKLPRKIDLTLKMSPVRDQGEEGTCVSFATATGMKEYQELLDYEKLVILSPRFVYSECRKIDGMSELEGTTIRAAMQVLGEKGVCREKFWPYQAHQKDKAKEGTVQDAKKFRIITYARILNLNELRLNLVTKGSCVIGIQVFKGIMETKTGLVPLPKKNETTLGGHAICAIGYDDRKKVIKFKNSWSDKWGQNGYGFLPYAYVERYMMDAWSSVDIEDPNPLTLAIVLKYRKRALA; from the coding sequence ATGAGTAGATTTGGGTGCATAAAAGATAAGTTTGATGATCGGGATTATTTAATGCGGGCGTATCTACCCTTGGTAAAACTTCCCAGGAAGATTGACTTGACTCTTAAGATGTCGCCGGTCAGGGACCAAGGAGAAGAAGGAACTTGTGTTAGTTTTGCCACAGCTACTGGTATGAAAGAGTATCAAGAATTACTTGATTACGAAAAATTGGTGATACTTTCCCCGCGTTTTGTCTATAGTGAATGTAGGAAGATTGACGGTATGTCTGAATTGGAAGGCACGACCATCCGCGCAGCAATGCAGGTGCTTGGAGAAAAAGGTGTCTGCCGGGAAAAATTTTGGCCATATCAAGCTCACCAGAAAGACAAAGCCAAAGAAGGAACTGTTCAAGATGCCAAAAAATTTCGTATTATAACTTACGCCCGTATACTTAACCTAAATGAGCTGCGTTTGAACCTTGTTACTAAAGGTTCCTGCGTTATTGGCATTCAGGTCTTCAAGGGGATAATGGAGACAAAAACAGGTCTTGTGCCTTTGCCAAAGAAAAATGAAACTACCTTGGGCGGCCATGCTATTTGCGCAATAGGATATGACGATAGAAAGAAAGTCATCAAATTTAAAAACTCTTGGTCTGATAAATGGGGGCAGAATGGTTACGGATTCTTACCCTATGCCTATGTTGAGCGCTACATGATGGACGCGTGGAGCTCGGTTGATATTGAGGATCCTAACCCGCTTACTCTGGCGATTGTATTGAAGTATAGAAAGCGGGCTTTAGCTTGA
- a CDS encoding type II toxin-antitoxin system RelE/ParE family toxin — MNYKVRFPNNSIQKRLEKVLSKIHKSLQSEIIEAIEHLANDPRPFGRTPFKKLRPPVQFYQLTAQYRIRIENYRVLYDIDDKKKIVWVLALRKRSETTYK; from the coding sequence ATGAACTACAAGGTTCGCTTTCCTAATAATTCTATCCAAAAGAGGCTTGAAAAAGTTCTATCAAAAATCCACAAAAGCCTCCAAAGCGAAATTATAGAAGCGATAGAGCACCTTGCTAATGACCCGCGTCCCTTTGGTAGAACTCCATTCAAGAAGCTAAGACCGCCTGTTCAATTCTATCAACTAACTGCTCAATATCGCATCAGAATAGAAAACTACCGAGTACTTTACGATATAGATGATAAGAAAAAAATCGTATGGGTTCTTGCCTTGCGAAAAAGAAGCGAAACTACCTATAAATAA
- a CDS encoding 4Fe-4S cluster-binding domain-containing protein, whose translation MLKSSYLELYQTNSQAFQAKVEKAYKTLESCTLCPHNCKVNRLEGQIGTCKTGAKAEVYSFMAHHGEEPPISGSRGSGTIFFSNCNLHCCYCQNYEFSQMGGGREVEPEELAKIMLELQTRGCHNINFVSPTHVASQILQGIWRAIPMGLEIPLVYNTGGYDNVEILKLFDGIIDIYLPDMRYNDAEIALKLSGAKEYPKYNRLAIKEMWRQVPKAEFDQNKVILRGMIIRHLVLPNGLSGTSGIMKFLANEVSKEVHVALMSQYFPCFKASKEPKLARRITLQEYESAKGEMSKNGLKNGWFQDEHGLDRFQGINIKPNITP comes from the coding sequence ATGCTTAAGTCATCCTATTTAGAATTATACCAAACAAACTCTCAAGCCTTCCAGGCCAAGGTAGAGAAGGCCTACAAAACCCTAGAATCCTGCACCCTATGTCCCCATAACTGTAAGGTCAACCGGTTGGAGGGACAGATTGGAACGTGTAAGACAGGAGCAAAGGCTGAGGTTTACAGCTTCATGGCACATCATGGTGAAGAGCCACCAATTTCAGGATCCAGGGGCTCTGGAACAATATTCTTTTCAAACTGCAATCTCCATTGCTGTTATTGTCAAAATTATGAATTTAGTCAGATGGGAGGAGGCCGCGAAGTTGAGCCTGAAGAACTGGCAAAGATAATGTTAGAGCTTCAAACTAGAGGTTGTCACAATATAAATTTTGTTAGCCCAACGCATGTTGCGAGCCAAATTCTGCAAGGAATTTGGCGAGCAATACCCATGGGTTTAGAGATCCCGTTGGTTTACAATACTGGTGGTTATGACAATGTTGAAATCTTGAAGCTTTTTGATGGGATTATAGATATTTACCTACCTGATATGCGCTATAATGATGCTGAGATTGCGCTAAAATTATCAGGTGCTAAGGAATACCCTAAATACAACAGACTTGCCATAAAAGAAATGTGGAGACAAGTCCCAAAGGCCGAATTTGACCAAAATAAGGTCATTTTAAGAGGTATGATTATAAGACATTTAGTGCTTCCAAATGGCCTTTCTGGGACCTCCGGAATCATGAAGTTTCTAGCAAATGAAGTGTCTAAAGAAGTCCATGTAGCTCTCATGAGCCAGTATTTTCCCTGTTTTAAGGCCTCTAAGGAGCCCAAATTGGCACGAAGAATCACTCTCCAGGAGTATGAGTCAGCGAAAGGGGAGATGTCTAAAAATGGGCTTAAAAACGGCTGGTTCCAAGATGAGCATGGCTTGGATAGATTCCAAGGTATCAATATCAAACCCAATATCACTCCGTAA
- a CDS encoding helix-turn-helix domain-containing protein: MEKELQEWYKLHKFYFYTNSYQTKDLARYLGVSTRTIQRWLKEKTKPGEEQLKLIKRYLEKQKSDQSGLE, encoded by the coding sequence ATGGAAAAAGAGCTACAAGAATGGTATAAGTTGCATAAATTCTATTTTTATACAAATTCTTACCAGACAAAGGATCTGGCTAGGTATTTAGGTGTTAGTACCAGGACAATTCAGAGATGGTTGAAAGAAAAGACTAAGCCAGGGGAAGAACAATTAAAACTTATTAAGAGGTATTTAGAGAAACAAAAATCTGATCAAAGTGGTTTAGAATAA
- a CDS encoding DUF134 domain-containing protein, translating to MMKNRGRPKKARLIKGIPEINQFSPRGKAGRPDEVELSLEGLEAIRLADFEGKNQVDAALFMGISQQTFSRILRKARKDVSEALVCGKRIRVIGGTYKLAIEGTRTEKDRTILLELATKFKGKSKAS from the coding sequence ATGATGAAAAATCGCGGAAGACCAAAAAAAGCAAGGCTTATTAAAGGGATCCCGGAAATTAACCAATTTAGCCCAAGAGGCAAGGCCGGCAGGCCAGATGAAGTAGAATTAAGCCTGGAAGGATTAGAGGCGATAAGATTGGCTGATTTTGAGGGCAAAAACCAGGTAGATGCGGCATTATTTATGGGTATAAGCCAGCAGACCTTCAGCAGGATACTAAGAAAGGCCAGGAAGGATGTTTCTGAGGCGCTTGTATGCGGTAAGAGGATTAGGGTTATTGGAGGAACATACAAGTTGGCTATTGAAGGCACTAGAACTGAAAAAGATCGTACAATTCTTTTAGAGCTTGCCACAAAATTTAAAGGTAAATCTAAGGCTAGCTAA